A single region of the Calditrichota bacterium genome encodes:
- the gatE gene encoding Glu-tRNA(Gln) amidotransferase subunit GatE, which yields MHTFPEQIDYQELGLKVGVEIHQQLLTERKLFCHCPAGRYSHVHQAEVLRHMRPTLSEMGTYDGTALMEFKTKKNVVYLLNPESVCTYEIDDTPPFLVNEQALDIAIQIALALECKIIDEVHVARKQYLDGSIPTGFQRTMVVGIDGAVPFKGRTIRILQVNLEEDACREVSDVGHTITFRTDRLGMPLAEIITGADMHTPEEAAEGIRLISQVVRATGKVRRGIGSVRQDVNVSISGGGRCEIKGVPRIGLIPALVHYEAIRQKRLLELRDELRHRGLFPASLRFEIHKLNDVFARSEFAPFREAVQRGEIVRGIKLGGLRGLLNHPLGAGRTFADELAGRVRVIACLDQPPILVHTDSYPHYPGREAELAVIRERFRMSVQDAVCICHGSDADTNTAVDEIRTRVVEATEGVPNETRQALPGGATDFERILPGPDRMYPDTDHPPTRIRPERLARLQTTVPEKPWARLARYQQWGLSPTLAQQVLNSPYVELFEKAAKENLFPPRSIAALLVCRAPALQRRGVRIASLLNAQFLELVRQAGAAGLNAQQLATAFEALGYSEGASVQQVVAEVQYQKSDGRALRKAVAEVLRQYKNLVADPTVPEVKKLRYLMGQVRQHAPHAFNGKEAHAQLTRALGRTR from the coding sequence ATGCACACCTTTCCCGAACAGATCGACTACCAGGAACTTGGTCTGAAGGTGGGTGTCGAAATCCACCAGCAGCTGCTCACCGAGCGCAAGCTCTTCTGCCATTGCCCCGCAGGTCGTTACTCACACGTGCACCAGGCCGAGGTCCTCAGGCACATGCGCCCGACCCTCTCCGAAATGGGCACCTATGACGGCACCGCCCTCATGGAATTCAAGACCAAGAAAAACGTCGTCTACCTCCTCAACCCAGAGTCGGTGTGCACCTATGAAATCGACGACACGCCGCCATTCTTGGTCAACGAGCAGGCGTTGGACATTGCCATCCAGATTGCCTTAGCCTTAGAGTGCAAAATCATCGACGAAGTGCACGTGGCGCGTAAGCAATACCTGGATGGCAGCATCCCCACTGGCTTCCAACGCACCATGGTTGTGGGCATTGACGGGGCAGTGCCCTTCAAGGGGCGGACGATAAGGATCTTGCAGGTCAACTTGGAAGAGGACGCCTGTCGCGAGGTCAGCGACGTGGGCCATACCATCACCTTTCGCACCGACCGCCTGGGCATGCCGCTGGCGGAGATCATCACTGGTGCGGACATGCACACCCCAGAGGAAGCCGCCGAGGGGATCCGCCTCATCAGCCAGGTGGTGCGGGCCACCGGCAAGGTGCGCCGGGGCATCGGCTCGGTCCGCCAGGATGTCAACGTGAGCATCAGCGGAGGCGGGCGCTGCGAAATCAAAGGCGTGCCGAGAATAGGCCTGATCCCGGCCCTGGTGCACTACGAAGCCATCAGACAGAAGAGGCTCCTTGAGCTGCGTGACGAGCTGCGCCATCGCGGCCTCTTCCCCGCATCTCTGCGCTTCGAGATCCACAAGCTCAACGACGTTTTCGCCCGCTCGGAATTTGCGCCTTTTCGGGAAGCAGTGCAGCGAGGGGAAATCGTGCGCGGCATCAAGCTGGGGGGCTTGCGTGGGTTGTTGAACCATCCTCTGGGAGCCGGGCGCACCTTTGCCGACGAGTTAGCCGGAAGAGTGAGGGTCATTGCCTGCCTGGATCAGCCGCCGATCCTGGTGCACACCGATTCCTACCCCCACTACCCTGGCCGCGAAGCGGAGCTCGCGGTCATCCGCGAGCGTTTCCGCATGTCGGTGCAGGACGCCGTGTGCATCTGCCACGGTAGCGACGCCGACACCAACACCGCAGTGGACGAAATCAGGACACGAGTGGTAGAGGCGACTGAGGGGGTGCCCAATGAGACGAGGCAGGCACTCCCGGGCGGCGCCACCGACTTTGAACGCATCCTGCCCGGGCCGGACCGCATGTACCCTGATACTGACCATCCGCCCACGCGCATCAGGCCGGAGCGCCTGGCCCGCCTGCAGACCACCGTGCCGGAGAAGCCTTGGGCGCGCTTGGCCCGCTACCAGCAATGGGGCCTCTCGCCGACGCTGGCACAGCAAGTCCTCAACAGCCCATATGTGGAGCTCTTTGAGAAGGCCGCCAAAGAGAACCTTTTCCCGCCGCGCAGCATAGCGGCACTGCTGGTGTGTCGCGCTCCCGCACTCCAGCGACGAGGCGTTCGGATAGCCTCCCTGCTGAACGCGCAATTCTTAGAGCTGGTACGCCAGGCTGGGGCGGCAGGGCTCAACGCCCAGCAACTGGCCACCGCCTTCGAGGCTTTGGGCTACAGCGAGGGGGCTTCCGTGCAACAGGTCGTAGCGGAAGTGCAGTATCAAAAATCGGACGGACGGGCGCTGCGCAAGGCCGTGGCAGAAGTCCTGCGCCAGTACAAAAACCTTGTCGCCGACCCAACCGTGCCCGAGGTCAAGAAGCTCCGCTACCTCATGGGCCAGGTTCGCCAGCACGCCCCTCACGCCTTTAACGGCAAAGAAGCGCATGCGCAGCTCACACGCGCGCTCGGCCGAACGAGGTAA
- a CDS encoding glycosyltransferase family 4 protein, giving the protein MARGLRLLYLGDPAAIHVQRWLRYFAGAGHKAELLPYPGSFAHVSAASLPGVHLHRPGEGPLRHIVRTWPGLVTKTLIIDNALRVRQLARSGHIDILHAHYLSANGWIGMLSGIRPFVATAWGSDLNVDVHRSLFYSVLTRLCVRRADLLTANSADLCRKLVQAGADERRVHLIQAGLELERFPFKRGDSDLRQALGLQDRPVVLSTRMLGRVYNLDIVLRAVPKVRAAVPDVVFLFAYRGTAEQEQALRALVAELKVQDAVVLLGPVENERIAPLYHVAEVFVSVPSSEGMPGSLTEAMACGAVPVLSDLPYVGEWVRHGENGLVVPVRDVDALAEAIVWLLRHPRQRAAMALRNRSLVEERADHRLWMARVEELYRSLLSSPARSR; this is encoded by the coding sequence GTGGCGAGAGGATTGCGGCTTCTGTACCTGGGAGACCCGGCTGCCATCCACGTGCAGCGCTGGCTGAGGTACTTTGCGGGCGCGGGACACAAAGCCGAGCTCCTGCCGTATCCGGGTTCCTTTGCCCATGTCAGTGCCGCCTCTCTTCCTGGCGTGCACTTGCACCGGCCCGGCGAAGGGCCTCTTCGCCACATTGTCCGCACTTGGCCAGGGCTTGTTACCAAGACGCTCATCATCGACAACGCCTTGCGGGTGCGCCAGCTGGCGCGCAGCGGGCACATCGACATCCTCCACGCGCACTACCTTTCGGCAAACGGCTGGATCGGCATGCTCAGCGGCATTCGCCCCTTCGTGGCCACAGCCTGGGGTTCAGACCTCAATGTCGATGTGCATCGCTCCCTGTTCTACAGCGTCCTCACCAGGCTGTGCGTCCGCCGCGCAGATTTGCTCACCGCAAACTCGGCTGACCTGTGCCGCAAGCTGGTGCAGGCAGGAGCCGACGAGCGCAGGGTCCATCTGATCCAGGCGGGCTTGGAGCTTGAGCGCTTCCCCTTCAAACGGGGCGACTCAGACCTGCGGCAGGCTTTAGGCCTGCAGGACAGACCGGTGGTACTGAGCACGCGCATGCTCGGCAGGGTCTACAACCTGGACATCGTCCTCCGTGCCGTCCCCAAAGTGCGCGCAGCAGTGCCCGACGTCGTGTTCCTCTTCGCCTATCGCGGCACCGCCGAACAGGAGCAGGCTTTGCGCGCGCTGGTGGCAGAACTCAAGGTGCAGGACGCCGTGGTTCTTCTGGGGCCGGTGGAGAACGAGCGGATCGCTCCGCTCTACCACGTGGCCGAGGTGTTCGTCTCAGTGCCCTCTTCGGAGGGAATGCCAGGCTCTCTTACCGAAGCCATGGCTTGTGGCGCCGTGCCCGTGCTCAGCGACCTGCCGTACGTGGGCGAGTGGGTGCGTCACGGGGAAAACGGCCTTGTGGTACCTGTACGAGACGTAGACGCGCTGGCAGAGGCTATTGTCTGGCTGCTGCGCCATCCGCGCCAGAGAGCTGCTATGGCGCTTCGCAATCGTTCTCTCGTGGAGGAGCGTGCCGACCACCGTCTGTGGATGGCACGAGTCGAAGAGCTCTACCGTTCCCTGCTGTCTTCACCAGCACGCTCGAGGTAG